A single region of the Xiphias gladius isolate SHS-SW01 ecotype Sanya breed wild chromosome 17, ASM1685928v1, whole genome shotgun sequence genome encodes:
- the LOC120802247 gene encoding LOW QUALITY PROTEIN: sodium- and chloride-dependent GABA transporter 2-like (The sequence of the model RefSeq protein was modified relative to this genomic sequence to represent the inferred CDS: inserted 2 bases in 1 codon): MPPESQXELEGRGYWGTKAEYILTVMGAIIGPGNIWRFPYLCYRNGGGVFFIPYILFLFTCGIPIFFLETALGQYTSQGGITCWRNICPLFQGMGYASHLIIAFSATSYIIIIAWAFFYLFSSFAADLPWVTCGHYWNTDSCLDYNHPNQSLSMTPRLNTTLPVVEFWQQRVLKISSGIEDVGSLRWELVFCLILAWVICYFCVWKGIKSTGKAAFFTATFPYIMLLVLLIRGVTLPGAVDGIIYYLYPDISRLSDPQVWMDAGTQIFFSYAIGLGFLTSLGSYNPYNNDCYRDCFYLCLLNSATSIVAGFAIFSVLGFMTYEQGVDISEVAESGPGLAFIVYPRAVAMMPMPQVWSVCFFVMIILLGLDSQFVGMECLMTSVVDLFPTYLRQGCRRELLLLAICCTCCLLGLSLVTQGGIYLLQLLDHHVCSGTTLLFLSLCQSVSIAWVYGADRFFGNITDMIGYRPHIFMKYCWSYITPLICFGTFIFSIVKYSPLKFSKTYVYPLWANIFGWFIATVSLSLIPLFVIHKIMQGKGTLRQRFLVLCQPVKDLPLAQKWRLALGTNGTTAHTELKPLSQTGEFTQ, encoded by the exons ATGCCACCAGAATCCCA AGAGCTGGAGGGACGGGGATACTGGGGGACCAAAGCCGAGTACATCCTCACTGTGATGGGCGCGATCATCGGACCTGGGAACATATGGAGGTTCCCCTACCTGTGCTACAGAAACGGCGGAG GCGTTTTCTTCATCCCATACAtcttgtttctgtttacatGCGGAATCCCCATATTCTTTCTTGAGACCGCCTTGGGACAATACACCAGCCAGGGGGGAATCACTTGCTGGAGAAACATTTGCCCGCTTTTCCAAG GCATGGGCTATGCCAGTCACCTAATCATCGCTTTCAGTGCGACCTCCTATATCATCATCATTGCGTGGGCGTTCTTTTACCTGTTCTCGTCCTTCGCTGCGGATTTGCCTTGGGTCACGTGCGGACACTACTGGAACACAG ACTCCTGCTTGGACTACAACCATCCAAATCAGAGCCTCAGCATGACACCCAGACTCAACACCACTCTTCCCGTTGTGGAGTTCTGGCA GCAGCGGGTTTTGAAAATCTCTAGTGGTATCGAGGATGTGGGCAGCCTGAGGTGGGAGCTGGTCTTTTGTCTTATCCTGGCCTGGGTCATCTGCTACTTCTGCGTTTGGAAGGGCATCAAGTCCACCGGAAAG GCAGCCTTCTTCACAGCCACCTTCCCCTATATTATGCTGTTGGTTTTGCTCATACGTGGTGTTACCCTACCGGGGGCAGTGGATGGGATCATTTACTACCTCTACCCTGATATCTCTCGCCTTTCAGATCCCCAG GTGTGGATGGATGCTGGGACTCAGATCTTCTTTTCTTATGCCATCGGCCTAGGGTTCCTAACCTCTCTTGGGAGTTACAACCCTTACAACAATGACTGTTACAG AGACTGTTTCTACTTGTGTCTGCTGAACAGTGCCACCAGTATTGTGGCAGGCTTCgccattttctctgttttgggTTTCATGACATACGAACAAGGAGTGGATATTTCTGAGGTGGCAGAATCTG gcCCAGGGTTGGCTTTCATTGTCTACCCACGTGCAGTAGCCATGATGCCCATGCCTCAAGTGTGGTCAGTGTGTTTCTTCGTCATGATCATTCTGCTTGGACTGGATAGTCAG TTTGTAGGTATGGAGTGTTTGATGACGTCAGTGGTTGATCTGTTCCCAACGTACCTTCGTCAAGGCTGCAGACGTGAGCTGCTTCTGCTGGCTATCTGCTGTACCTGCTGTCTGCTGGGACTCTCACTGGTCACTCAG GGAGGGATTTACCTGCTCCAGCTGTTGGATCACCATGTCTGCAGCGGCACCaccctgctcttcctctccctctgtcagtctgtcagcatTGCCTGGGTCTATG GTGCGGACCGTTTCTTTGGCAACATCACTGACATGATTGGTTATCGGCCGCACATATTCATGAAGTACTGCTGGAGCTACATTACCCCCCTCATCTGTTTT GGCACCTTCATCTTCTCTATTGTCAAATACTCCCCACTGAAGTTCAGTAAAACTTATGTTTATCCACTCTGGGCCAACATCTTTGGCTGGTTCATTGccactgtctccctctccctcatccccCTGTTTGTCatacataaaataatgcagGGAAAAGGCACTCTTCGACAG CGCTTCTTGGTGCTCTGCCAGCCAGTGAAAGACCTCCCCTTGGCTCAAAAATGGCGTCTTGCACTGGGAACCAACGGCACCACTGCCCACACCGAGCTCAAACCTTTATCCCAGACTGGGGAATTCACTCAGTGA